Proteins from one Nicotiana tabacum cultivar K326 chromosome 23, ASM71507v2, whole genome shotgun sequence genomic window:
- the LOC107768459 gene encoding AP-2 complex subunit sigma — translation MIRFIVLQNRQGKTRLAKYYIPLEESEKHKVEYEVHRLVVNRDPKFTNFVEFRTHKIIYRRYAGLFFSLCVDITDNELAYLESIHLFVEILDHFFSNVCELDLVFNFHKVYLILDEFILAGELQETSKKAIIERMGELEKQE, via the exons ATG ATCCGTTTCATAGTGCTTCAGAACAGACAAGGGAAGACCCGATTGGCCAAATATTACATTCCTCTCGAGGAATCCGAGAAGCACAAGGTCGAGTACGAG GTTCATCGGTTGGTGGTTAATAGAGATCCCAAATTCACCAACTTTGTGGAG tTCCGTACCCACAAGATTATATACAGAAGATATGCAGGATTGTTTTTCTCACTCTGTGTTGATATTACTGACAACGAGTTAGCTTATCTGGAGAGCATCCACTTGTTTGTCGAAATTTTGGATCACTTCTTCAGCAACGTCTGTGAACTAGATTTGGTTTTTAACTTCCACAAG GTATATCTGATATTAGATGAGTTCATTCTTGCTGGGGAACTTCAAGAAACGAGTAAGAAG GCAATTATAGAAAGAATGGGGGAGTTGGAAAAGCAGGAATAG
- the LOC107768463 gene encoding WEB family protein At1g75720-like, with amino-acid sequence MEVVSEGGVKMMRSKAEIDTSAPFRSVKEAVTLFGERLLAGELYSPNKLKQMQDGESESDNVPSKLGIVTAELEETKQRLQKAREESLFMATCLSSLEEELERTRKELENLKEIGQQSEKLQSEIEDLKFVEDMTTKLDINMASENVEFQKKRYVTFENPPILSHVVNIPKLGDDHVILQRHPSLKKKKTKPLIPLIGAIFSRKKGGTDVQ; translated from the exons ATGGAAGTAGTTAGTGAAGGTGGTGTGAAGATGATGAGATCAAAGGCAGAGATAGACACAAGTGCACCTTTTCGTTCAGTGAAGGAAGCTGTCACGTTATTTGGCGAAAGACTTCTTGCCGGAGAACTCTATTCTCCTAATAAGCTCAAACAG ATGCAAGATGGAGAGAGTGAAAGTGACAACGTCCCTTCTAAGCTAGGAATTGTAACTGCTGAACTAGAGGAGACAAAGCAAAGGCTACAAAAAGCACGAGAAGAAAGCTTGTTCATGGCGACTTGTCTCTCTTCTTTAGAAGAAGAGCTTGAACGCACAAGGAAAGAGCTCGAAAACCTAAAGGAAATTGGGCAACAATCTGAGAAATTACAATCAGAGATTGAAGATCTCAAGTTTGTTGAGGACATGACAACGAAACTAGATATTAATATGGCATCCGAAAACGTTGAGTTTCAAAAGAAAAGATATGTGACTTTTGAAAATCCTCCTATTTTAAGCCATGTTGTTAATATTCCAAAATTAGGTGATGATCATGTTATATTGCAGAGGCATCCCTCCctcaagaagaagaaaacgaaaccCCTTATCCCACTTATTGGGGCTATCTTTTCAAGGAAGAAAGGTGGCACTGATGTTCAATAA